The following proteins are co-located in the Camarhynchus parvulus chromosome 17, STF_HiC, whole genome shotgun sequence genome:
- the AJM1 gene encoding apical junction component 1 homolog, which translates to MTRTDPPDILVSTVYQDIKVATAAPGDSVVCQPLAQCDASMSSSLSREPQPFNKRHCRSFDFIESLEELGTPSAMERACPRPGMPEPTPGPPGRQAPPKPDPYSGRAPAPRSEPKRRARSKSAPRVKSTLTPVPITVAASPPPARRGREVLRGAREPSRTDPSPRREGSMPLRALANEVHPIKLQPQRSSVSRISPLCLGSNCYEEGPGGKVGASPHVKCRVDIKPDEAVLVHTARSLRAAPNRPEPPRWPRTPGAARSLTVPGSRQASASRTPTPSDSYSGDPPLLPYPGEYYEADPRALAYQTVPVPASREFREYPDRGCMTFSAPGVPAKFFYAEESARCPSPAMPLRSSGYASYPYPSRHAVPQPFYSEDPVKAAAHTMPPRTLYVEEARGYPVQEAPARTFYGDEPRYYAPRGTPVKTLYAEDARTYPALSSSPRLLYAEDYGKYREREVLSRTCPPPRSAQPLHFGDWYCPERATLPYQSLQLSRFTPQPAGREAMFSSWHASYGVTPPRLGRQTQHYSKSWDNILAPAARREEALLRGRSYENLLAHEEHRALSPEERRQPVVINLSSSPKRYAALSLSESSILERVHADGSRGHSGRSWYVTPEITITDNDIRAEGLGRSERRSASWDMLDAGRECRPYAVPCAPQPGPRESGSGRQRSLEQLDELITDLVIDYKPAPGHRSGDRDSLAEQLKQLLSSGASGPPRRGEGRRVPHNVPEGPRPTKEQPGPSSHAGTPHRPPATGPFEKSPENCSPDLSAEEDDMMMCSNAKCRRTETMFNACLYFKSCHSCYTYYCSRHCRREDWDTHKASCVYGRVGSVCRHVLQFCRENTEVHKAFSRIAKVGYLSRGRGVLFLGFPNAGSAENFLQFGLESLLMSPTYLSLRELDSYSDNLGEYAQELRETGNQYDPSECFLLNVTVAVTQKVPERPSPKMQVPTVRKYAKVALASSSPEKKILKKERDMETLILTPPPGTADIDKEGEEGRKAREVCFINIQRELRIRGVFLRHEFPAVYEQLCDFVESNKRFTPTTIYPIDKRTGKQFMCMIMAASEPRTLDWVASPNLLDDIM; encoded by the coding sequence ATGACACGAACAGACCCACCTGACATTCTGGTGTCCACGGTGTACCAAGACATCAAGGTGGcgacagcagcccctggggattCCGTTGTCTGTCAGCCCCTAGCACAATGTGACGCCTCCATGTCCTCCTCCCTGTCCCGCGAGCCGCAGCCCTTCAACAAGCGCCATTGCAGGAGTTTCGACTTCATCGAGTCGCTGGAAGAGTTGGGCACCCCCTCGGCCATGGAGCGCGCCTGCCCGCGCCCCGGCATGCCCGAGCCCACGCCGGGGCCGCCGGGCAGGCAGGCGCCACCGAAGCCGGACCCTTACAGCGGCAGAGCCCCCGCGCCGCGGAGCGAGCCGAAGCGCCGAGCCCGCTCCAAGAGCGCCCCGCGGGTGAAGTCCACCCTGACCCCGGTGCCCATCACCGTGGCGGCATCACCGCCGCCAGCCCGGCGTGGGCGGGAGGTGCTGCGGGGGGCACGGGAGCCCTCCCGCACTGATCCCTCGCCGCGCCGCGAGGGCTCGATGCCGCTGCGGGCACTGGCCAACGAGGTTCACCCCATCAAGCTGCAGCCGCAGCGGAGCAGCGTCAGCCGCATCTCCCCGCTCTGCCTGGGCAGCAATTGCTACGAGGAAGGGCCGGGGGGGAAGGTGGGCGCCAGCCCCCACGTCAAGTGCCGAGTGGACATCAAACCCGACGAGGCAGTGCTGGTGCACACGGCGCGGAGCCTGCGGGCAGCCCCGAACCGTCCGGAGCCGCCGCGCTGGCCCCGCACCCCTGGGGCCGCCCGCAGCCTGACCGTGCCAGGGAGCCGGCAGGCGTCCGCGTCCCGCACGCCCACCCCCAGCGACTCCTACAGCGGGGACCCTCCGCTGCTGCCCTACCCCGGTGAGTACTACGAGGCAGATCCCCGGGCGCTGGCGTACCAGACAGTGCCCGTGCCAGCCTCACGGGAATTCAGGGAGTACCCCGACAGGGGCTGCATGACCTTTTCGGCCCCCGGGGTCCCAGCCAAGTTCTTCTACGCCGAGGAGTCAGCGcggtgccccagccctgccatgcccCTCCGCAGCTCTGGCTATGCCAGCTACCCCTACCCCAGCCGCCACGCCGTGCCCCAGCCCTTCTACAGCGAGGACCCGGTCAAGGCTGCTGCTCACACGATGCCGCCCCGGACGTTGTACGTGGAGGAGGCGCGGGGTTACCCGGTGCAGGAGGCACCTGCCCGCACTTTCTATGGGGATGAGCCCCGCTACTACGCCCCGCGTGGGACCCCTGTCAAAACCCTCTACGCCGAGGACGCTCGGACATacccagccctcagctcctcccCCCGGCTGCTCTACGCCGAGGACTACGGGAAGTACCGGGAACGGGAGGTGCTGTCGCGCACGTGCCCCCCGCCCCGCAGCGCACAGCCCCTGCACTTCGGGGACTGGTACTGCCCCGAGCGGGCCACGCTGCCCTaccagagcctgcagctgtCCCGCTTCACCCCACAGCCGGCCGGGCGTGAGGCCATGTTCTCCTCCTGGCATGCCAGCTACGGCGTGACTCCACCGCGGCTGGGCCGGCAGACCCAGCACTACTCCAAATCCTGGGACAACATCCTGGCGCCAGCAGCGCGCAGGGAGGAGGCCCTGCTGCGTGGGCGCAGCTATGAGAACCTGCTCGCCCATGAAGAGCACCGTGCCTTATCCCCCGAGGAGCGCCGGCAGCCTGTGGTGATCAACCTGTCGAGCTCACCCAAGCGCTACGCGGCCCTGTCCCTCTCCGAGAGCTCCATCCTCGAGCGGGTGCACGCTGACGGCAGCCGCGGGCACTCGGGCCGCTCCTGGTACGTCACGCCGGAGATCACCATCACGGACAACGACATCCGCGCCGAGGGGCTGGGCCGGAGCGAGAGGCGCTCGGCCAGCTGGGACATGCTGGACGCGGGCCGGGAGTGCAGGCCCTACGCTGTGCCCTGCgccccgcagcccggccccAGGGAGAGCGGCTCGGGGCGCCAGcgcagcctggagcagctggacgAACTCATCACCGACCTTGTCATTGACTACAAGCCGGCGCCGGGCCACCGCtccggggacagggacagcctcGCGGAGCAGCtcaagcagctgctgagcagcgGCGCCTCGGGGCCCCCCCGGCGGGGCGAGGGCAGGCGGGTCCCTCACAACGTGCCCGAGGGACCCCGACCCACAAAGGAGCAGCCGGGCCCCAGCTCCCATGCTGGCACCCCGCACCGCCCACCGGCCACCGGCCCCTTCGAAAAGTCACCGGAGAACTGCTCGCCCGACCTGAGCGCTGAGGAGGACGACATGATGATGTGCTCCAATGCCAAGTGCCGGCGCACAGAGACTATGTTCAATGCCTGCCTCTACTTCAAATCGTGCCACAGCTGCTACACCTACTACTGCTCCCGGCACTGCCGGCGCGAGGACTGGGACACGCACAAGGCCAGCTGCGTCTACGGGCGGGTGGGCAGCGTCTGCCGCCACGTCCTGCAGTTCTGCCGCGAGAACACCGAGGTGCACAAGGCTTTCTCACGTATCGCCAAGGTGGGATACCTCTCCCGCGGCCGTGGCGTCCTCTTCCTGGGCTTCCCCAATGCGGGCTCCGCCGAGAACTTTCTCCAGTTTGGGCTGGAGAGCCTGCTGATGTCCCCCACGTACCTGTCCCTGCGGGAGCTGGACAGCTACTCGGACAACCTGGGGGAGTATGCTCAGGAGCTGCGGGAGACAGGCAACCAGTACGACCCCAGCGAATGTTTCCTGCTGAATGTAACCGTGGCCGTCACTCAGAAAGTGCCAGAGAGGCCGTCACCGAAGATGCAGGTGCCGACGGTCAGGAAATATGCCAAGGTGGCCTTagcctcctccagccctgagaAGAAGATCTTGAAGAAGGAGCGGGACATGGAAACGTTGATCCTGACGCCACCGCCCGGAACGGCGGACATCGacaaggagggggaggagggccGGAAGGCTCGGGAGGTCTGCTTCATCAACATCCAGCGGGAGCTGCGCATCCGCGGCGTCTTCCTGCGGCACGAGTTCCCCGCTGTCTACGAGCAGCTCTGCGACTTCGTGGAGAGCAACAAGCGCTTCACTCCCACCACCATCTACCCCATCGACAAGAGGACGGGCAAACAGTTCATGTGCATGATTATGGCGGCCTCCGAGCCTCGCACCCTCGACTGGGTGGCCAGCCCCAACCTCCTGGACGACATCATGTGA